The following coding sequences lie in one Ostrea edulis chromosome 8, xbOstEdul1.1, whole genome shotgun sequence genomic window:
- the LOC125662790 gene encoding uncharacterized protein LOC125662790 — protein sequence MWLPVFVMIFSLIDGISGYCREGFAQVDKWCFSFNLQPIGMLDTSRECQRQGAGLVNLDSAEKERALTQFIEDMNFFGINQDRSDLQRSLQELVNTDNDAAAFCDDYLKYREKSKSYTFIPNTKIPLGSNPEDRANQTTPEGFRIKLSTIPGAGFGGFAERFVPKHTIIGSYEGITHTHHKDDDLYSWQVEKLGSSGMYMIDAGDPAHSNWLRWLNCAGNVEQENVIAVSCAGLILYMTTRDIYPGSEMFVWYGEGYGDFLKINRIHPDSDLQGVFNIRVNVLVFDEEDRTLFDDGTQVSYSNWVPEAASDFVDNTFGLVLTYNGSDWKWFPEKDYRYFTGPEGLILPYVCEDRTTYGEDGVIDPNYQEEDIESSTTDGQIDSDIARKDITSFQREGLLEPVCDGSS from the exons ATGTGGTTACCTGTCTTTGTgatgattttttctttaatag ATGGTATTTCCGGTTACTGTCGCGAGGGCTTTGCGCAGGTGGACAAATGGTGTTTTTCATTCAACCTTCAACCAATTGGAATGCTTGACACATCGAGGGAATGTCAACGACAAGGGGCGGGGCTTGTAAACCTGGACTCAGCCGAAAAAGAAAGGGCACTGACTCAGTTCATAGAAG ATATGAATTTCTTCGGCATTAACCAGGACAGAAGC GATCTACAGAGGTCGCTCCAGGAATTGGTTAACACAGACAACGATGCCGCGGCCT TCTGTGACGATTATCTAAAGTACAGAGAGAAATCCAAATCATACACGTTCATTCCAAACACCAAG ATCCCGCTGGGCTCTAATCCCGAGGATCGGGCCAATCAAACGACTCCTGAGGGATTCCGAATCAAGTTGTCAACAATTCCAGGGGCTGGGTTTGGAGGCTTTGCCGAGAGATTCGTTCCCAAGCACACCATCATTGGGAGTTACGAGGggattacacacacacaccacaagGACGATGACCTCTACTCCTGGCAG GTGGAGAAGCTTGGTTCTTCCGGTATGTACATGATTGACGCTGGAGACCCCGCCCACAGTAACTGGTTGCGCTGGCTCAACTGTGCCGGAAACGTTGAACAGGAGAACGTGATCGCTGTGTCTTGCGCAGGCCTGATACTTTATATGACGACCAGAGACATCTATCCCGGAAGTGAAATGTTTGTCTGGTATGGAGAGGGATATGGGGACTTTCTCAAAATTAACAGAATCCATCCAG ATTCAGATCTCCAGGGCGTGTTCAATATCCGTGTAAATGTCCTCGTGTTTGACGAGGAGGACCGGACTCTGTTTGATGACGGGACTCAAGTTAGCTACTCAAACTGGGTACCAGAGGCAGCTTCTGACTTTGTCGACAATACGTTTGGCCTCGTTTTGACGTACAACGGAAGTGACTGGAAATGGTTTCCAGAAAAAGACTATCGCTATTTCACAGGACCAGAAGGTTTAATTCTACCATACGTGTGTGAGGACAGAACGACATACGGGGAGGATGGCGTCATCGACCCTAACTACCAGGAGGAGGACATTGAGAGTTCAACGACTGACGGTCAAATAGACTCCGATATTGCCCGCAAAGACATCACATCGTTTCAGAGAGAGGGTCTATTAGAACCAGTTTGTGACGGGTCGTCGTAG